The following proteins come from a genomic window of Thermomicrobiales bacterium:
- a CDS encoding cytochrome c maturation protein CcmE: protein MDTTSTAQSTRQRRNPWLNPKLIIVAGVIIAAVGFLVFNAMGSSMAYFKTVAELEQSGELASGATFRVGGNVVAGSIERDIATNELRFTLTDGVNTLPVVYNGVVPDIFTEDVEVVAEGAVGPDGTMQATTLLTKCPSRFEAATHPTS from the coding sequence ATGGACACCACGAGTACGGCGCAGTCAACACGGCAGCGCAGAAACCCGTGGCTGAATCCGAAGCTGATCATCGTCGCTGGCGTGATCATCGCAGCAGTCGGATTCCTGGTGTTCAACGCCATGGGTTCGTCGATGGCCTATTTCAAGACGGTTGCTGAACTGGAGCAATCGGGCGAACTCGCGTCCGGGGCGACGTTCCGCGTTGGCGGGAATGTCGTGGCGGGGTCAATCGAGCGCGATATTGCGACGAACGAGCTCCGCTTTACCTTGACTGACGGCGTCAACACGCTGCCGGTTGTGTACAACGGCGTGGTGCCGGATATCTTCACTGAAGACGTCGAGGTGGTTGCCGAGGGTGCGGTCGGGCCTGATGGAACGATGCAGGCGACAACACTCCTGACGAAGTGTCCGTCACGCTTCGAGGCAGCGACACACCCGACAAGTTAG